The DNA window TAGTTTCCCGTATATGTTATCAGAATCCGGTATATAAGAGTTTGATCTTATCTCTGTACCGGATACCAATCGGAATTTCCTTATTGAAAGTAGTTTCAATAACATTTCCGTAAATGGAAATAATGGAATTAATAGCTATAATGTATGACCTGTTAACCCTGATAAAATCTTTGTTTCCCAGGTACATTTCGATAGTGGACATGGAAAGATGGGTGATATATTTTTTGTCCTTATAGTGAATGATGATATAGTCTTTTAATGCCTCTACAAATTTTATGTCAGGCTTCCACATCCTGTATATTCTCTTGTCGCACTTTATCCATATGTATTCTTCATTATTCATGTTGTAATTAATCATCCCAACAGCACCCGGTGTTTCTTCCCTGTTCGGTTCCAGAGTATCAACATTTTCAGCCGGAAATCTGATTGTAAGCAACTTATTCAGTGACTCCGCAAATCTGTCATAGGATAATGGCTTCATTAAATAGTCATATACATTATTATGGTAACCATCGATAGCATATTTGGATTCATACGATGTAATGATAAGATGCTTACATACTTTAGGTGAAATGGCAGATAGATATTGATATTCCCGCAATCCGGACATATGTATATCTATATACATTATCTCCGGTGTAAAATCATAGGAAAAATTAAGAGCATCATGGATACTATGAAAACTTCCGACTAGTTCTATGTTCTGAGTGCTCTGGATGTAGTTTTTAAGCAAATCATTTGAGCTTGCATCATTATCTACAATGATTGCACTTAAATGAGACTTACACATAAGAAGGCATTATTTGGTCACCAAAAATGGATATTATGAGATTTAGAATTCATGATTAAGTAGTCAGACTGATGGTTGAATCTAGTTAATGGGTTCTGAGGTCCTAAATTTTTTAGGATAGTATTTGCTCAATAAATTGAATATATGTGACACGCTACAATAGGGGGGGCATATTCAACAGATTGATATTTTAAATATAATAAAATTTTAAAAATAAAAAATAAATTTTTTATTGCATTTTAAAAAAAGTAAATATTACTAATCGTCCGGGGATCTACAAGATAGGATTACGTATGAACCATATCGCCTGGTTCTTTTCCAACCATACAAAGGACGTTTTTAAGACGAATAAAGGTCGCTGTATTTTTTAGTGTGTGATTGACAATTAATTGTAAATATTGTCAGTGATGTAGAACTGAAAGGTTGAGTTAATAGGAGCGTGGCTACAGTTGGCGAAGCTTACAATACTGCAAAGGATAATGTTATATGCTCAAATCATTCACCGGATAATCGTGGAGATATCATTACTTTCTGTCTTGACAAAAAATCTGGTCAACGTATAAATACATTGACCAGATTTGGCATTAGTTTTTCAGCCATCCGCCAGAAATGTGAGCCTGGCCGAACTCGCCTTCAGTTGGATTGGTAGGGCTTACAGGGCCGCCGCCGGAGATAGCGTCTGCGTTTGTAATCTCTTCACCCAATTCTTTCAGGAAAGATTCTTCGATGCTTCCCAGTTTGCTTTTTAATTGATCTTTAGATAATGCGCTGAGATCAATTGTGAATTTTGAGCTAGCCATAAAAAAAATGGATTTAGTTAACAATACATTGAATATAGACTAAGGATCTGCAGGGGAAAAAATAATTAGACGAGTGTGATGCTTTTGTAGATGAGTTTTATAAAATCAGGAGTATATTGAAAATAGAAAAATCAGGCGTTTTTTCTCTTCAATTCATTCCAGTCAATAAAATTTTCAAGCAGGTGTTTTTTGCTGTTTAATCCAACGGTGAAATTGGCATGGTACATTAAAATATCCAGGTCAGGAAAAGGTATGTCCTGGCCGGATTGCCATATTGGACGTCCATCACGGGATAAATTGTAGAACCTTTTTGATAACGGCTTGTATTGCACACCAGAACTATTTTTTAGGAAATAATTCATATTCTGCTGATCTGTATATCTGTCATTATAGTTGGAGAGTAGCGCATTGAAAAATGCCCGTGTTTGCGAATGTATTTTACAAATAAAGAACCCGCAGCATAAGTTGTGGTTTATACTCAATTCTCCTCCGTCATTCTGAAATGCTATATCATCGTGCGCCAGTTCATTAATTATTTCATACCTGATATCGTCAAAGAAAATGATGTCAACATCAGAGAAAACCACATACTCAGCATCCGTCAGTTGAATAAAATCGTTTACAAAACTGATTTTCTCTTTCATCTGTTTATTCCAGTTGATACTGCCAAACTCCCCGTTACATAACTGATCACTCGTTTTTATGACCAGTTCAAAACTATTACTCAGATACTGATTGTAACTGGGCAGGAAGAACCTGTCAAATAATATTTTATGAGAGGGAGAATAATAGGTGAGTAGTGGAATTTTATCGGTTAATATATTCATGGTTTTGGGAATTACGAACGAAAATCTTAATGGGCGTAATCATGATAGATATGTGGATGATGGGATCTCACCAGGTCCAATAACTTTTGGTTTTGTGATTGAGATGCCAGTTCTTTTTTAAACAACTGGCGGAGATCATTGTCATCATCGCTGATGTATTCATGGCGTTTGTCAAATGGAACAAAAATAATTTTCCCCAGTTCGACTAAATCTTCAATATACTTTGGAACATCGTCTACTCTGATCTCTTCAATGGGTTGAACAGCGTATTCCGACATCACTTCTCCTCTCCATCCGCCTTCTACAGCATGGAACCCATTTTTTTTAAGTAAATATATTGACCCTTTCTTCCCCTGGAATCTATATTGTATCCCATTTCTCACCCGTTCAATGATAAATGGGGGGCCGCCTGCTCCTCTTAAAAGGAGACTACAAAAATAGTCACCGCCTGTTTTGTTGAGAAAAAGAGAAGCGATGTAAAAATCGGTTGTTGCGTACAATACATTTTTATGAAGCAGACCTGAGTATTGAGGTACTAATGTTTCCAGGTGTTGTATATTACTTCCATGGAATAAATAATCCATAATCGTTTGGGTTTAGAAAAGACCATTTCCGTTTTTTTTATTTCCTGAAGACACTGCCAAATATCCGTTCAAATACACTTTTTTCATCTATCTGTATCTCCGCATCTCCTTGCATAACAGGTTGCTGGGGCAGCAATCTGTTAGTCGTAGTAATTAATTTATCGCTGTTTAGTTCTACGATAGCTGTATGCTCATGTTTACTAACATCGGGCATGATACCGGATATCTTTCCTTCCAGTATGCCATATTCCTGGGCAGGATAATTATCCAGATTAATCCATACTTTCTGTCCGGCTTTGATCTTTCCTACATTTCCATCGGTACTTTTAAGATAAACATCAACGCCTGGTACTTTTGGTATGATGCATATGGAATATAGCAGTGTATCATTTTTACCTGCTTCTTTTGATGTATAAACAATACCATCCAGCGGTGATGTGGCGTACCAGTTTTTTCCCGTACTGATATCCTGCCTGACCAGTAGGGTGTCTCCACGGGATACGGTGTCTCTGTTGTTTACAAGAAATTCCAACATCTGGCCGGTGTTGTTTTTTATGATAAGACTTTCAGGTGGGTTTTTGGTGTAGATGGTCACCTTTGCCTTCACCAGTTCCGGATAAGGTATGCGGGAGCTAAGCACCAGGATTACGATCGCTACAAGCAGCATCCATAACAATCCTGATCTGATCAGCCGATGGGGTACATGGCCAATCAGTTCTTCCATTTCCTGGCTATATTGCTCGTTTGTTCCAACTGGCATATTTGTATTTGTTTAAGCTACACCTAATTCTAATTGATTTTTTACCAACTCGAAGTAATATCCTTTTAAAGCCGCAAGGCTCCAATGGTCTCCCCGTTCTACTATACAGCCATCCTTCATTACAATTATCTGGTCAGCATTTTTTACGGTGCTTAATCTATGTGCGATAACAACCACTGTTTTTCCCTGATAAAACTTGGACAGGTTCTCCATAATGGCTTTTTCATTATTCGAATCCAAAGCACTGGTAGCTTCGTCAAAGAACAAATACTTCGGATCTTTATAAACCGCCCGGGCGATAAAAAGACGTTGTTTCTGACCTCCACTCAAACAGGATCCGGTGTTGCTGACCTTGGTGGAGAAACCCAGAGGAAGATTATTAATATAGTCCGTGAGGTTAGCGATTTTTATTGCTTCGTCCAGCTTCTCCATAGAAATACGACTATCATCCATGGCTATATTCTGAGCAATGGAGTCATTAAAGACAAAGCCATCCTGCATGACGGTGCCACAGTTTGTACGCCATTGATTGGCAGACATAGTAACAAGATCAGTTCCATCCACTAATATTTTTCCTTCACCGGGCGGATAGAACTTCAATAGTAATTTCATTAAAGTTGTTTTTCCACTTCCGCTGGAACCTACGATTGCCGTTATTTTTCCTTTGGGGATATGTATACTGATGTTTTTAAGTACGGGAGCACTTTTAGGTGATCCATATCTAAAGCTCAGGTTAGATATAGTGATCCCTTCTCCATGAATATCACGTAAATTATCTGCGGCGGTATTTTTTACTTCTGGTGCTACGGCGTCATTCAACAGCGCATCTTCATTGATTTCTTCATCATTTTTATTATGTATTTCTCCCAGTCTATCCAGGCTTATTTTAGCATCCTGTATGTTTCTTACAAAATTAATCAACTGTATTAGCGGATTATTCATTTGTCCTATGATGTAGGAAATACTCAGCATTACACCCAGTGATATTTGTTGGTGTATGACTAACATGGCTGCAGAATAGGAGATGAGTATATTCTTCAATTGGGTAAAAAAAGACGCCCCGATTTCCTGGTATTGCTCTAATGCCAGACTTTTGATGTTAACCTGGAACAACTTTGCCTGTATTCGCTCCCAGTTCCAGCGCCTGGACCGCTGGCTGTTGTACAGTTTTATTTCCTGCATCCCGGTAATAATCTCAAACAAACTGTTCTGCGTTTCCCTGGCGCGTTGAAAACGGTTATAGTCAATGTTTTTCCGTTGCTTTAAAAATATACATATCCATAATATGGACAATGCACTTCCAATGCAGAAGATCGCTAATAAAGTAAGGCTGTATAATGATAGTACAAAGGAGTAAACAACGAGGCTAATTAATGAAAACACAGTGCTTAATGTAGATCCTGTTAAAAATGTTTCAACACGTTTGTGGTCGGCTATGCGCTGTGTAAGATCACCTACATTTTTAGATTCAAAAAAACTAACGGGAAGTTTCATTATTTTAATAAGGAAA is part of the Chitinophaga flava genome and encodes:
- a CDS encoding LytR/AlgR family response regulator transcription factor, which translates into the protein MCKSHLSAIIVDNDASSNDLLKNYIQSTQNIELVGSFHSIHDALNFSYDFTPEIMYIDIHMSGLREYQYLSAISPKVCKHLIITSYESKYAIDGYHNNVYDYLMKPLSYDRFAESLNKLLTIRFPAENVDTLEPNREETPGAVGMINYNMNNEEYIWIKCDKRIYRMWKPDIKFVEALKDYIIIHYKDKKYITHLSMSTIEMYLGNKDFIRVNRSYIIAINSIISIYGNVIETTFNKEIPIGIRYRDKIKLLYTGF
- a CDS encoding putative nucleotide-diphospho-sugar transferase encodes the protein MNILTDKIPLLTYYSPSHKILFDRFFLPSYNQYLSNSFELVIKTSDQLCNGEFGSINWNKQMKEKISFVNDFIQLTDAEYVVFSDVDIIFFDDIRYEIINELAHDDIAFQNDGGELSINHNLCCGFFICKIHSQTRAFFNALLSNYNDRYTDQQNMNYFLKNSSGVQYKPLSKRFYNLSRDGRPIWQSGQDIPFPDLDILMYHANFTVGLNSKKHLLENFIDWNELKRKNA
- a CDS encoding putative HlyD family type I secretion protein, with translation MPVGTNEQYSQEMEELIGHVPHRLIRSGLLWMLLVAIVILVLSSRIPYPELVKAKVTIYTKNPPESLIIKNNTGQMLEFLVNNRDTVSRGDTLLVRQDISTGKNWYATSPLDGIVYTSKEAGKNDTLLYSICIIPKVPGVDVYLKSTDGNVGKIKAGQKVWINLDNYPAQEYGILEGKISGIMPDVSKHEHTAIVELNSDKLITTTNRLLPQQPVMQGDAEIQIDEKSVFERIFGSVFRK
- a CDS encoding peptidase domain-containing ABC transporter: MKKKYKYFRQLDFMDCGPTCLRMIAAFFGKDYSLNFLRSHSYITQSGVSLLGLSEAAETIGFRSMVTKISYEQLTEKAPLPCILHWQQKHFVVLYKVQNSFFGGKREFIIADPGHALVKVDESTFLKCWVSAAENKGVALLLEPTPDFYLKQENKSEKNEGFRFLLDYVRPYKRYFFQLFLGIILSNLIGLCFPFLTQSLIDFGVNRKNIHFIHLILLSQLLLFTGSFVVDLIRNRILLHVSTRISVSIISSFLIKIMKLPVSFFESKNVGDLTQRIADHKRVETFLTGSTLSTVFSLISLVVYSFVLSLYSLTLLAIFCIGSALSILWICIFLKQRKNIDYNRFQRARETQNSLFEIITGMQEIKLYNSQRSRRWNWERIQAKLFQVNIKSLALEQYQEIGASFFTQLKNILISYSAAMLVIHQQISLGVMLSISYIIGQMNNPLIQLINFVRNIQDAKISLDRLGEIHNKNDEEINEDALLNDAVAPEVKNTAADNLRDIHGEGITISNLSFRYGSPKSAPVLKNISIHIPKGKITAIVGSSGSGKTTLMKLLLKFYPPGEGKILVDGTDLVTMSANQWRTNCGTVMQDGFVFNDSIAQNIAMDDSRISMEKLDEAIKIANLTDYINNLPLGFSTKVSNTGSCLSGGQKQRLFIARAVYKDPKYLFFDEATSALDSNNEKAIMENLSKFYQGKTVVVIAHRLSTVKNADQIIVMKDGCIVERGDHWSLAALKGYYFELVKNQLELGVA